In one Cloacibacillus porcorum genomic region, the following are encoded:
- a CDS encoding FAD-dependent oxidoreductase — translation MDKIKIVVVGGGWGGCAAAIAAVKAGAEAVLLERTDMLLGTGLVGGIYRNNGRQTAAEEMTALGGGDLFHVMDECAGHKNIEFPGHAHASLYNVYEIEPAVKKYLIGLGVKVVTGASAMKIDKKEGKMISVTARDGAVYEADAFVDATGTSAVPGNCVKYGNGCAMCILRCHSFAPRVSICTLAGIEEWNGRKKDGSLGAMSGSCKLFKESLSAEIVKKLNETGVCVVPIPAAANMSEKLGMKACQQYATKDFAENIVLLDTGPAKLMTPYFPLEKLRLVPGFEKARYEDPIAGGKGNSMRYFQFANCSHSLQAQGEVDNIFCAGEKGGAMVGHTEAVVTGTLAGCNAVRHAAGKELIELPDALAVGDFINHVTDEMKRDECRGTKYTFSGSVYFERMKERGLYLCDPTEIAKKVETTGLSGLFAEKIC, via the coding sequence ATGGATAAGATAAAGATCGTGGTAGTTGGCGGCGGCTGGGGAGGCTGCGCGGCGGCGATAGCGGCGGTCAAGGCCGGAGCCGAGGCCGTGCTTCTTGAGCGCACCGACATGCTCCTCGGCACGGGGCTCGTGGGCGGCATCTACCGCAACAACGGGCGTCAGACGGCGGCGGAGGAGATGACGGCGCTGGGCGGCGGCGATCTCTTTCATGTCATGGACGAGTGCGCCGGACATAAGAACATCGAATTTCCCGGACATGCCCATGCGAGCCTTTACAATGTATATGAGATAGAGCCCGCGGTAAAAAAATATCTCATCGGCCTGGGCGTCAAAGTAGTCACCGGCGCCTCGGCGATGAAGATAGACAAAAAAGAGGGGAAGATGATCTCCGTCACCGCGCGCGACGGCGCCGTCTATGAGGCGGACGCCTTTGTCGACGCCACAGGGACCTCGGCCGTTCCCGGCAACTGCGTGAAATACGGCAACGGCTGCGCCATGTGCATCCTGCGCTGTCACAGCTTCGCGCCGCGCGTCTCCATCTGTACGCTCGCGGGCATCGAGGAGTGGAACGGGCGCAAGAAGGACGGTTCTCTCGGCGCGATGAGCGGCTCCTGTAAACTTTTCAAGGAATCGCTCTCCGCGGAGATCGTCAAAAAACTAAACGAGACCGGCGTCTGCGTCGTACCCATCCCCGCCGCCGCCAATATGAGCGAGAAGCTTGGAATGAAGGCCTGTCAGCAGTACGCTACAAAAGACTTTGCGGAGAATATTGTTCTGCTGGACACCGGCCCAGCAAAGCTGATGACACCCTACTTCCCGCTGGAGAAGCTGCGCCTCGTACCCGGCTTTGAGAAGGCCCGTTATGAGGACCCGATCGCCGGCGGTAAGGGAAATTCGATGCGCTACTTCCAGTTTGCCAACTGCTCCCACAGCCTCCAGGCCCAGGGTGAGGTGGACAACATTTTCTGCGCCGGAGAAAAGGGCGGCGCGATGGTTGGACATACCGAGGCGGTCGTCACCGGCACTCTCGCGGGCTGCAACGCCGTGCGGCACGCCGCCGGCAAAGAGTTGATCGAGCTGCCGGATGCTCTCGCGGTCGGAGATTTTATCAACCATGTCACCGACGAGATGAAGAGGGACGAATGCCGCGGCACGAAATACACCTTCTCCGGCTCCGTCTACTTTGAGCGTATGAAGGAACGCGGGCTCTACCTATGCGACCCGACGGAGATAGCCAAGAAGGTTGAAACCACCGGGCTAAGCGGCCTGTTCGCGGAAAAAATCTGCTAA